A genomic stretch from Mycobacterium malmoense includes:
- a CDS encoding PE domain-containing protein: protein MSFVIAHPEALAAAASRLTGVGSALAAQNAGGPR from the coding sequence ATGTCGTTTGTCATTGCGCATCCGGAAGCGTTGGCCGCGGCAGCCAGTCGGTTGACCGGGGTCGGATCGGCGCTGGCCGCGCAGAATGCGGGAGGCCCACGATGA